CAACACGCAGAGCGGcggaaaagagaagagaagagaggagaggagagaaaaCAAATCCCGCACACACAAACACGAACGACCCCCGCAGGCTGCCGCAGCGCCGGAAAAGCGAGGGCGACACGAAACGGAACCCACCCGCGGGGCCCAGTAGCTCCTCACAGTCGCTGCGCGCGGGCCCCGCTCGTTCTGGACCCGCCCGGCAGCGAGCGCGGGGtgtggggtggcggcggggtcgcggacccTGGCGGAATCCAATGCGGTTTGTGGAGTTTTTTGACGTCCGCAAGGACTGGGCCCCATGGACACGCGCACACACGCACCCGAGTCGCAGGATTTTCTACTGCAttctctcccccctctctctctctctctctctccaccccttcccttcccttcgcAGCTCGGTTCGCTTCCGCTTCCTGCTCTCCCTTCTCCATCCCTTCTCTCGTCGGAGGGCAGCCGCTCGCGGGAGTGCGGGAGCCCAGCTCGTCTCGGCAGCGCCATCTCGGCGCCTGAGTGCGGGAAGGCTCGGTTGTCTCGCGCGCTGCCGCGGAGGATTGACGCACCGGATCGGCGGGGTTCGGCCGTGGGACTCGCTCGGATCGACCAGGCGCCGGGCGCGGAATTCCGGTCGCGGCTGCCTCGTTCCGCGACGGAGCCGCTGCTGGGGGAGCTGGTATCCACTGCCCGCCGGCTAATCCGCGCCTCCTGCTGAGTTCCCTTCCGGTGGCCGCGGCCGTGCTGCAATCCGCGCCgctgctcgctcgctcgctcggttCCAGAGTGGATTTGCAAGGGGGCTGGTGCTGCCTCAGCCTCGCTCGATTTTTCTCTCCTCcgctggtgcggcggcggcaacccCGCGGTAGATTTGCCGCGCCGGCGGATGCTTCGGCGCGCGGCGGATCTCGAGTGGTCCCGCTGCGCGGAGTGAGAGGCGCGGTCTCCCCGGCCTGGATTCTCGGAGGATGGTGCCGTCGGGGCAGCCCAACCCGATGGGCCCGGGCCAGCAGGTGGGCGCCTCGCTGCTGCGGACCAGCTCCAgcctcctcggcgccggcgccggcgggggcgggggcggccagCCGGGCATGgggatgggcggcggcgtgctcccgtCCCAGTCGCCCTTCGCGTCCCTCGTCTCGCCGCGCACGCAGTACGGCGCCGCCGGGACCGGATTGCTGGCGGGCGCCGCCAATGTCGCGTCGCTGCTCACCCGGCAGCAGTCCTATGGGAATGGGGGGACGGGGGCAATGCCTGGCGGCCTTCCGATGGgtggcctgcagcagcagcagcaccaccaccaccaccgaggAGGAGGGCTTGATGGTGTTGGCGATTTGGTTGGCGCTGGAGGGCCGGATTCCATGGCGTTCCCGTCCTCCTCCCAGGGCAGTTTGGGTAACCAGCTTGGCGGCGATAACAtacagcagcaccagcagcagatGGACGCTACACAAGATTCACAGAATCAGcaccagcagcaacagcaaatGTCGATGCCCTACAACCAGCAGCACATGTTGCCACAAacacagcagcagccgcagcctcCGGTGAAGATGGAGAATGGGGGTGTCTTGGGCGGGGTCAAGttagagcagcagcagcagcagatggggCAGCCTGATCAGAATGGTCCCGCGCAGATGCTGCGCAGTTCCAGTGGTGGCGTGAAGCTTGAGCCGCAGCTGCAAGCGTTGAGGGGCTTGGGTGCTGTCAAGATGGAGCACCAAAGCTCGGATCCATCAGTgttcctgcagcagcagcagcagcaacaacaacatatGTTGCAGCTGTCTAAGCAGAACCCTCAGGTTGCAGCTGCTCAGTTGAGCCTcttacagcagcagcagcggttcCTGCAtctgcagcaacagcagcaacagcaacaacagcagcagaTTCTCAAGAACTTGCCGTTGCAGAGAAACcaattgcagcagcagcagcagcagcagcagcaacaacaacaacaacatcagCAGTTGCTTCGTCAACAAAGTCTAAATATGAGAACGGGTAAAACACCAGCATATGAACCAGGAACCTGTGCAAAGAGATTGACACACTACATGTATCATCAGCAAAACAGGCCACAGGTAAACCCTCAATGTTTGTTCCAAACAGATGGTGATGTTATTACAACCTAGATGGATACTTATGATACAAATTATGTTACTTGTTACAGGACAATAACATTGAGTACTGGAGAAACTTTGTCAATGAATACTTTGCCCCAAGTGCCAAGAAGCGGTGGTGTGTTTCTCTCTACGGAAATGGTCGCCAAACTACTGGAGTTTTCCCTCAGGTTTTGGATTCCTCTGACAATAAATATAGGCTGGTGTCTGTTTTCATATCATGAGTATTTGTTACGTTCGCTATAGGAAGCAATAGCCTACTGTTCAAAATGTGCAAAATCAGGGGTGGCATAAAATACTGCAGTTTTGCCTGCTGGATTCTTATTTTAAGCTGTGTAATGCCTTTTATGTTGTAGGATGTTTGGCATTGTGAGATATGCAATAGGAAGCCAGGACGAGGCTTTGGTGGGTATAATTGTGATTTTAATCTGGCCTCCTAAATGTTTTCTGTTTCTGTGCAATTATACATCACTACTGTTTGACAATGTCCTGCCTATTATAGAAACTACGGTTGAGGTCTTGCCACGGCTGTGTCAAATCAAATATGCCAGTGGTACACTTGAGGAGCTTCTGTATGTTGACATGCCGCGGGAGTCCCAGAATCCATCTGGACAGATTGTTTTGGATTATACCAAGGCAATCCAGGAGAGTGTCTTTGAGCAATTACGTGTAGTTCGTGAGGGGCATTTAAGAATTGTTTTCAACCAAGACCTCAAGGTAATATTCTTTAGTTGAGATACTGAGTTATTTTTCATAATAGTGTTCCAATAAATTTTTTTGGCATTCTACGGTAAACTAAATTATAGTCTGCTTCATACTACCACTTTAGCTTATTAATTTTATCGAATAGCAGTGCATTTTTTCCTTCACATCTAATTTAAGAGAGATGCTTTTAATTTAATGCAGTTGCTAAAATTTCATACTATATATGCAACCTTTTGTGCTGCCATTGCGTGCCTGCATTTACTTTGAAAATGCATTGTAGTAATACAACTATAATTTGAAAGTCTGTAAATTAGCCTTTTGTCTATGGAAGGCGGAAGGGTTTCAAGGGAAGGCCTAATAGCAAAGCCACCTCCAAACATAAAATGACTCAATGACATACATTTgtgaataaagaaaaaaaagcctAAGATGATGTATATTTATGTAGGGTGGGAGTAATTCTTTAAAGTATCAATAGATTTAATCCCATTGGCTAAAATGCTGTGTGTGCTCACATCAGATAGCATCATGGGAGTTTTGTGCCAGGCGTCATGAGGAACTTATTCCTAGAAGATCAATCATACCACAGGTACCATTTTCTGTAACATAATGGATCTTGCAATTTGTAGCTGCATTGTGAATTTTGATCATGGATGACTTAATTTTATCCACCTGATCCTTTTGTGTAGGTCAGTCAACTTGGTGCTGTAGTGCAAAAGTATCAGTCATCCGTTCAAAATTCAGCATCACTCTCAAATCAGGACATGCAGAACAATTGTAACTCGTAAGGACACTCTTTCTTTGCTGTGCTTGTGCTTTTGAACTTCAAATTCTGATCAAATTCAATTCTAGTTAAGCTTTTGTTTGGAGCTTAGTAATCCCGTCTCCCAAAAAAGCTATGCTGATCTTATCTATCCAAAATTGTGGAGCATTGTCTGTTGATCTTTGAAATATTTTGCCACTTGCATTCTAGCATTTGTGTTTCTAGTGCTTGTACCTCTGAATACATCGACCGTATGTTGAAATCTCGTAGTAGAAccggtttttttttcttttctgtttgcTATATTTTCTTAATAAGAAACTGGAGTCCTATTTGAATTATGATTTCAATGCCACATACATTCATTTGAAAAAACTACTAGTGCATGCGAGTATCTAGTGTTTCTAATTCCATTGCCATGtgtgagagggggggggggggttaactAAAACTTGCATGCCCATGATCTCATGCATACTGTGTTATGCCTTTTTATAGCATGCATGTCATTTGCATGAGGAAATAGTCAACACTAATATACAGACATGGAGTCAGAAAGTTCTTAAAACTTAGTGGAAACAGGGACACCACTATACTGCAATGAGAAACTAAACCTGTtgcttttgaatttttgaactaCCTTTAACGTAAGGATTGTACAAAAATCGAACTGTCCCATATTTTCTATGGCATTTGGACACCTACCTAGCTTATATTGTTTCTATCTATGTAGCCAACATTTTATGCTTTAAGTGGTGGCTCTTGTATGCATCAGCCTTTTGTAATACGGCATCACTGTTAATTGTTACTGGTTTGTAGTCTGAACTGTTGTGTCTTCTTGGTGCCAAGTTGATTGTTTGTAATGGGCCAAGAATATTAATGAGTACCACAAGTAATGGTGTATCATGCATCGGATTTGGGGCTCTAGTAGCTCTGGACCCCCGGGATGGTACAGTCTACATGAACAATATAACGTGCAATGATTTCTTGCCATGCAAGTCACTGGCCTGCTAGCCACAGGATGTTCATCTATGTTGTACTGGCTAAATATTAACAAACACTAATTGTTCCTATAATCTAGTATGGCAACAAAACACCAACATTTGATGTCATCTAACTCCCTGAGTTAAGAGAACTGCTTTTATTTCCCAATTAATGATTTCTGCTTGTCTTGGTATGTGTGCGTCATTGCTTTAATTCCGCAACTTCTGCCCTATTGCTTTAATTCCGCAACTTCTGGTTGATCATTTATTTGTTCATATTAATTGTTCTAACACACTAAAATGTTGTACTAGGTTTGTTGCTTGTGCTCGCCAGTTGGCTAAGGCACTGGAAGTGCCATTGGTGAATGATTTAGGATACACAAAAAGATATGTCCGCTGCCTCCAGGTACTGACTATTTCATGAGTCCTTATGCGTTTCATTTGTTTCagttaataattataattatg
The nucleotide sequence above comes from Panicum virgatum strain AP13 chromosome 3K, P.virgatum_v5, whole genome shotgun sequence. Encoded proteins:
- the LOC120696898 gene encoding transcriptional corepressor SEUSS-like, which translates into the protein MVPSGQPNPMGPGQQVGASLLRTSSSLLGAGAGGGGGGQPGMGMGGGVLPSQSPFASLVSPRTQYGAAGTGLLAGAANVASLLTRQQSYGNGGTGAMPGGLPMGGLQQQQHHHHHRGGGLDGVGDLVGAGGPDSMAFPSSSQGSLGNQLGGDNIQQHQQQMDATQDSQNQHQQQQQMSMPYNQQHMLPQTQQQPQPPVKMENGGVLGGVKLEQQQQQMGQPDQNGPAQMLRSSSGGVKLEPQLQALRGLGAVKMEHQSSDPSVFLQQQQQQQQHMLQLSKQNPQVAAAQLSLLQQQQRFLHLQQQQQQQQQQQILKNLPLQRNQLQQQQQQQQQQQQQHQQLLRQQSLNMRTGKTPAYEPGTCAKRLTHYMYHQQNRPQDNNIEYWRNFVNEYFAPSAKKRWCVSLYGNGRQTTGVFPQDVWHCEICNRKPGRGFETTVEVLPRLCQIKYASGTLEELLYVDMPRESQNPSGQIVLDYTKAIQESVFEQLRVVREGHLRIVFNQDLKIASWEFCARRHEELIPRRSIIPQVSQLGAVVQKYQSSVQNSASLSNQDMQNNCNSFVACARQLAKALEVPLVNDLGYTKRYVRCLQIAEVVNCMKDLIDYSRQTGSGPIDSLHKFPRRGAPAISSLQPPQQPEEQQPVPQNSNQSGQNSAPATGMQVSASGNGDATSNNSLNCAPSTSAPSSSSVVGLLQGSINCRQDHPTSSGNGLYNGGNNASVAKANSTNSMQSNPQASFPSPAPSASNGNMMPAPQHSSQMNSPTMSSNLPPMQTPTSRPQEPEPNESQSSVQRILQEMMMQSQMNGVGPVGGDMKRANTITPGLNGVNSFVGNPMTNNPGMNGMGYGAMGGIGQSMRTAMGNNGMAMNGRTGMNHSAHDLTQLSHQQQQQQQHDIGSQLLGGLRAANSFNNLQYDWKSSQ